From the Sebastes fasciatus isolate fSebFas1 chromosome 9, fSebFas1.pri, whole genome shotgun sequence genome, the window TGTCTGACAGTAAAGGGTGGAAGGAGGATACTCACTGGGCGAGTTGGTCCGATGGACGTATGGACTGGCGTAGGGGGAAGAGCGGTGGTTCCTCAGGGTGGAGTAGCGTTCACAGCCGTGGGATGGCGAGAGGGAGATGGGACTCCCAAACTGGCTGTGAGGACTGGCAGGAGGGCAGAGAGGACCTGAGCCTGGAATAAACCAGCCACCTACTGGCTCCACAGATGAGAAGAGACATGATGAAACCATACGAGCACCATACGGCTTCCAAAGTGTGACATGAAATCAGAAAAAATAATACTTACATTGAGAGTAAGTCGACTGCTGGTTTTCAATGGCATCTTCTCTTATGTCTCTGAGAtcagttctgaaaaaaaaaattaaatgactgattatatattttacacaatgttttttttcagaattatatttattggggttttttttatttcattttgaaacaacagaacaaacattcacaaacgtcccaaataataacattctcggtacaaagaaacttaataaacctaatattaatataaaataagccagtatagatacaggaaaaacatattatatacaaaaaatagatatataagtaaaaagaatatacacaagtaaaataaataaaatttaaaacactaaaataaaataaaatctatttatacatacatatatatactgtatacatatatacatacatacacatatacgcacaagcagtatatacacatacaaaaacacatatacatataatcaattaaaaaagaaaatcagtgtACAATTCAGTCATCATCATATTCTATCTCCCTATTCACAATCATCCTGCTCCAGCAATGATACAAATTACAAGCTACCTTGGAGTGACATTTTACACAATGTTAAACTAAACCTTTACACATCTTAAAGACATCAATACAGTGttgaaatgtgaaaacaatgtgtaTTCTTACCTATCCTTTGCATCTAGGAAAGCCTTGGCAAAAGGGTTGTGCTTTATTTTAAGAGCAGTTACCTAAAATCCAAacataaatgacaaaaaataatcaggacatagaaaaagaaaagacataCTAAATGCCGTGCGTAAATGTTGTGCGTAAATTACACACACGTTTTACGCGCAAACAAGTAACACTTTTGCTGGGTTAATTTTTAGTAATATaacttttaaatcttttttatacatatttaaaaaaaatatttcattgcCAACCTCTTCGTTTTGGTACGCTGTTACTGCAATGAACTGCGTTTCAGGGAAAGAGTGGCTGGTGATCCTCCTCGGGCCTCCAACACGCACTATATGGGTGCGTGGCTCGTACTTGTGTAAGGAATTTAACATTATCTGGAAAAACAACAGATCATCAGGAAGCTGGTTAATTCATATGCCAGAGTTAGAATTTTcacatgtattttatttgtattattattatgaaattatagggactgtttgtagcttctgttcagaccgctcctctgcctgcttgtcttcactcacacaacgcgtgcgttctcgctccacctcacgttcatgcgcgcacactacacactgcagaagagttcgtagctctgagaatatcgaGTGAATATTTATATGGACGTTTGTGctgaaataactgctgcagctcctccggaccaacagaggttccccgtgtcttgtgaagtgacggggctctgcagcgaaacgttgtcgtctccaACCGGTTGCCGGCgtcttccctgttccctccggccgcggtgggagacgataacgttactcgctgcggagccccgctgcctcagccccggaggctgaagcaggaaaagccaacattagtatcagcagtgattcatggagagaccttcatctggtcagctaacattactgccaagcaggtgaaatatagagtgatattgtggttttagctgacgtgtgtcgcctcactgttttgagcgatgcccgttcatgtctatttacagcgagcaagcgcgagcccgaccctgacttttgttgacttaacggccacaggtgtcgctgttaacaagcatttctgaaagttacaaatagtccctttaaagcatgGGATTTGGAAAAAGAACATGAAAAAGACTGAACTGTTTTATCtggacaaaacaacaacaaagaaagtACAATATCGAGCATCTTCTCCTTTACCTGACCTCCTCCGTTGAGTTTATTGGTGAGTTTGACTTTACTAAAGGAGACTGGAGCTTTCATCCAGTGCGCACCGAAGTTTGGAGAGTCCGGGTGAATGTACACACAACTGGGTGTCTGAGGTTCAGGTTTGCCACCAGGGATCCACTCTCCGTTCACATATTTCCACCTGTGGTTGTCTGCAGATACGAAGTCCAGCAAAATAGAATACATGGCGTTGGGGTCCAGTCCAGACACGTTCACTTTCATCACTGGAAACATGCGCCTtgataagaaaaacaaaacaaaacaatgataaaaatcagtggtgatgatggtggtatgatttaatgcaaaaacaaagtaaaggtatcaaaaacacattactactttaaataattaacaattgctttattccaacaggaagagttaataatgcttttaaaaaacacaacagtataaaatgtactcagtggtggaatgtaactaagtacttaaatacaattttgaggtgcttctactttacttgagtatttccatgttctgttactttctacttctactcaactacatctcagagggaaatattagactttttttactccactacatttatctgacaactttagttactttacagattcggattattaatacaaaatataatcacattacaatcaaattacacatgttactgggtgcattccatatttaaaacacaaatattgaccaTCCATCTgcataatttgtattattatcattattattattattattattagtagtagtagtaatacactgttaagaatttcccagtaaaataacagtaaagagctggcagcagggttgcctttatgttactgtaaaattaacattattatactgtcgctgaaatttacagctttgtactgttaatgaaaaatacagtttgaactttttttaaaaattaatttcacagtattttacagttaatttactgtttaaagatacattatatagctgtttttcacctttattttacattatcttactgatttgttttaatgcactatttaggttgtattttttttacatacattttaataaacattattttttgcctagatgaatagacttagcaggttacagacataggaatagtcacactaaatacaattaaaggcacttgttaggaaaaaggctaaaatagacttttcccaaaatgtctgtctatagctggctacaagcacagaatgcaaaccataacaacatgtgagtgaagaacagagct encodes:
- the tbxtb gene encoding T-box transcription factor T is translated as MATGASQSRVEHLLSAVQSEQQAGSEKGDPTEKELKVSLDENQLWQQFKDLTNEMIVTKNGRRMFPVMKVNVSGLDPNAMYSILLDFVSADNHRWKYVNGEWIPGGKPEPQTPSCVYIHPDSPNFGAHWMKAPVSFSKVKLTNKLNGGGQIMLNSLHKYEPRTHIVRVGGPRRITSHSFPETQFIAVTAYQNEEVTALKIKHNPFAKAFLDAKDRTDLRDIREDAIENQQSTYSQLGGWFIPGSGPLCPPASPHSQFGSPISLSPSHGCERYSTLRNHRSSPYASPYVHRTNSPIGYSDNSSACLSMLSSHDNWSSLQMPSHSSMMPMAHNSTSGANSSQYTSPWSVSNSPLTPVSQNGGMNSSLSSQFLRGSGSHYPSLSHSVTVPSSGSPMYDSSTATEVHDTAQYDASPHGRLPSAWTPVTPPSL